TAAATGAtaccaaataaactaaaaatatttCAGTGCAGAAATTTGAAAAAGAAAACGAGCTTttagtacagatccaattccctagatcaagagcccctcactatcatcaaggaacctccctagaggggGAGTAAATCTAGTAAATCAATAGTCTATGTTTTATTTGCATCCAGAGAAGTGGTGTAACTAGGGCCAGTctttgaaataattttttttcttagtaTATCAATTATTTTTGGCGTGTCATAAATCACACTTCAGAAGATGGATAAATGTCCTTATGTGAAACAAAAAATAGATGATGTAGGTAATAAACATGTACATATCTGTTGTTAATTAGTTTGGCTAAAATAGAGATGCGGTGGAAGACAGGTGGTGGCAATGTAGGACTCAGGTGGTGTTCTCTAAGGTGGAGACAAACTTGTGAAGATCTACGGCAACGAGAGTTGGCTGTTCCATGGCCGAGAAGTGTCCTCCAGCTGGTTGCTCACTGTCAAGGTAAGTTATTATTTTAAAATAACCTTAAATAATACATAATTAGTTAAAAAGTTATAACAGttagtaagccagcagaaggcctgtcagatgaccaaaagctccagctgcaggtcgTCATATAAGACCAGCGCCAGGAAACACTTatactgtttcctgacaagctTTACCAAATTTAGTAAAACTTTACAAATAGCAGATTTTACATTTAACATAATGAAAATTTAGTGGTCAGTGCATTAACGGCTGTTTAAAACTTGCAAATTCAAGAGATAAATGAAGCCTTAACACTCACTACCAAGAAATTAGAGgtaaatataaaaaaatcttTCTTACTTGTATGTGACAATATTGTGGTATTTGTGGGCAAGAAAGTTCTTGGGCAGCTTCAGATTCTCCTGGGGAAAGATTGCCAGTCCAGCAGGTACTCGACATGGGATGCTGGAAGAACACGAGACTcagatgttaggtaaaaggacacatgcaactaatgtgacattttattgtggcaacgtttcgctctccaggagctttatcaagccgttgataagatcttggagagcgaaacgttgccacaataaggtcatattagttgcacttgcggccttttacctaacattgtcgataattctaccaacattaatacaatgagAATCAGATGACCGCtgcatttttaataatttttgtatTAAGAATACAcagaaaattaatattttttaaatcTGCATGTCGCTAGTTCATATTTCTATCAAAACATGATTTCTTGCAAGATCTGTAACCAAGAGAAAAATAATTATACTTTTCTGTCACAGaataaaaacacaaaaaaaatacCACTTACTTATCTAGCATTCCATAAGTTTTTTTGTTAAATGCCTCAGAGTATAAACGTGCGCTAGTTGTGATAGAACTTGTAAACCTGTAATGCAATATTTGTTGGTTATGAGTCAATGATGAGATCAGTGGTATATAATAACAAAAGTTggtgtgtaagacacatgtgcaacatctgggtgtcttggAATATGAGCCTAGTAAtatgcaagtttatttaggtacaggtacacataagtacaattatcatagtgtgaattacataggataaccccaaaaaagtcgaagtgacttattttcactggggtccttgtaatatcttatctAAACCTTAAAACCTTAATgaaaggattcagagaaaccagttaatGGACGTCATAAAAGCACACCACGTTAACTAATGTAAGCCTAGTGACGTGGTTCCATGgaggaagattattattataatcaagggggaagcgctaaacccggaggattatacagcgcctggggggtggatgtggaaggcattcaggcttaattcggggaactggagcacagatccaattccctaaatcaagagcccctcaccaacatcaaggaaccttccttgaggggtggaggaggaagagacatGTCAGTGATTCATGGTTATCCTTCATCTCATTTCCTGAAGGAAAATAATCTACGTATACTTCATTTTCagtcttatatactgtagtttaCAGCTCCTGAACAGTTAGAGAGGGAGTTGTATTGAGTTTTTAAAAAGTCGGATAATAGCACAATTATCAGATGCTATTTGTAGTACCTTTCGTTTACAAGCCTCTCAGTACCTGTTCAGATGCTCTGTATGCAAAGAACACCAGATAATACTAACACAGAATAAGTGATTTTTTACACATtaattttacaagctaagagtcgTTATCCTACCTCGGCTTATTTCAAAACCCAGTTCTAAGGGGGGATGGAttccaattaatttttttttttgtttaccgtcAAATTTCcttcagttttggtgcacaagacgaaGTACTTTCTCTAGTTCCTGTAAATATTTGTCAATaagatacctcaaacaacaactgagaaaggACTGagaaaggactgatttactgaaaatgccctttggcAGGGAGGtattcctatatgggacgacgtaaggttgtttggacacttagtgccgagagaacaatgctaatacgaAGTTCTCTGGGATTCCTTTCCTCtaaatatcttatctttatttcacaaaaaaataaagtttgttagttcttggaatgttgcaaaaaatctgccctttactcccacataaatccgaaaatatttggaatatttccaaaaatccCCCATCAACAATTAGAGAaattattttacaatttctgtgaatattattccacttaattaagtaataaa
The sequence above is drawn from the Cherax quadricarinatus isolate ZL_2023a unplaced genomic scaffold, ASM3850222v1 Contig2830, whole genome shotgun sequence genome and encodes:
- the LOC138851924 gene encoding epoxide hydrolase 1-like, producing AALNQNPVSLAAYILEKFSIWTHRDNRHKPDGGLLHGDFPISLDNLLDNICIYWFTSSITTSARLYSEAFNKKTYGMLDNIPCRVPAGLAIFPQENLKLPKNFLAHKYHNIVTYNEQPAGGHFSAMEQPTLVAVDLHKFVSTLENTT